One region of Danio aesculapii chromosome 7, fDanAes4.1, whole genome shotgun sequence genomic DNA includes:
- the si:ch211-63p21.2 gene encoding FH1/FH2 domain-containing protein 1 — MKPAECFLLNSSWTSLISHAPLLRLNALDFSDLWDDEDLELDSIDEDSVHTSPNQTAASPVVPPPPPIAPPLSLASESPRSSRTLRLHWRALLSLQPLPRVGRFGPQSIWAALEPVHLDTNRLEYLFESKNNSALCSLTAGRRRLQTLVPTEDELNLIKEVKARTPCSALGSAEQCLLTLGDVPHLRARLQLWAFTLDHDTLEREIAEPLFHLKLAMEQLATNQTFRCILATVLAVGNFLNGCKAKGFELSYLCKLSEVRDTHGRQPLLHHVCVLLLQLYPQSSDLYSDITAVTKASKCDYTQVQLNLCQLEALCKASWDQLRLLEKDGKKKKGGGRKDGGVEEASSLHQRLQLFLKDCEERMKVLRAVYRRVINRFHSFLLFLGYSRSMVRETSAEAFCKTVSDFALEYRAARSAIVQQREKEKEREKEKERKKDSQNTTKFKIKLQQSPSDENQEQVKLEEVLKTPESSSSSSFHFDFTLPRQRSKSSDKRGCHSSRRLKW, encoded by the exons aTGAAACCCGCTGAATGTTTCCTTCTGAACTCCTCCTGGACTTCGCTCATAAGCCACGCCCCTTTGCTCCGCCTCAACGCTCTCGACTTTTCCGACCTATGGGATGATGAGGATCTGGAGCTGGACAGTATTGATGAAGACTCTGTCCACACGTCACCCAATCAGACTGCAGCGTCCCCCGTGGTCCCGCCCCCTCCGCCTATAGCCCCACCCCTATCTCTAGCCAGTGAGTCGCCGCGGTCGAGTCGTACTCTGAGGCTCCACTGGAGGGCGCTGCTGAGTCTGCAGCCCCTGCCGAGAGTGGGCCGATTTGGGCCACAGTCTATCTGGGCCGCCCTGGAGCCTGTTCATCTGGACACCAACAGACTGGAGTACCTGTTTGAGAGCAAAAACAACAGCGCTCTCTGCAGTCTAACAGCGGGACGACGG AGGTTGCAGACTCTGGTTCCCACTGAAGACGAGCTAAATCTGATAAAGGAGGTAAAGGCTCGGACCCCGTGTTCAGCTCTAGGTTCCGCAGAGCAGTGTCTCCTGACCCTGGGGGACGTCCCTCATCTGAGGGCCAGACTGCAGCTGTGGGCCTTCACCCTGGACCATGACACACTGGAGAGA GAAATTGCAGAGCCGCTCTTTCATCTGAAGCTCGCCATGGAGCAGCTGGCGACCAATCAGACGTTTCGATGCATCCTCGCGACTGTGCTGGCCGTCGGCAACTTCCTGAACGGCTGCAAG GCCAAAGGGTTTGAGTTGAGTTACCTGTGCAAACTCTCTGAGGTGAGAGACACACACGGCCGACAGCCTCTTCTTCATCATGTATGTGTGTTACTGCTCCAGCTTTACCCACAATCCTCTGATCTCTACTCTGACATCACTGCTGTCACAAAAGCCAGCAAG TGTGACTATACGCAAGTTCAGCTGAATCTCTGCCAGCTCGAGGCCCTTTGCAAAGCATCATGGGATCAACTCAGACTTCTTGAAAAGGATGGAAAGAAGAAGAAAGGTGGAGGAAGGAAAGATGGAGGTGTGGAAGAGGCATCATCCCTCCATCAGCGGCTCCAGCTGTTTCTGAAAGACTGCGAGGAAAGAATGAAGGTGCTGCGAGCCGTTTACCGCAGAGTCATTAACAG ATTCCACTCGTTCCTGCTGTTTCTGGGTTACTCGCGCTCCATGGTGAGAGAAACCAGTGCAGAGGCATTTTGTAAGACCGTCAGCGACTTCGCTCTGGAATATAGAGCCGCTCGCAGTGCTATCGTTCAACAGAGGGagaaagagaaggagagagaaaaggaaaaagaGAGGAAGAAAGACAGccaaaacacaactaaattcAAAATCAAACTCCAGCAAAGCCCATCTGAT gAGAATCAAGAGCAGGTGAAGCTTGAGGAGGTTTTGAAGACTCCCgaatcttcatcatcctcatctttCCACTTTGACTTTACTCTTCCACGACAACGCAGCAAATCGAGCGACAAGAGAG GTTGTCACTCGTCCCGAAGGCTGAAGTGGTGA